GGGATCTCGTCGCCGACGGCTACGCGGAATTCGCGCCCGCGCTGATGCAGCCGTTCTCCGATCGCGCCCTCGAATTCGCCTCGCTGACACCGGCTTCGCAGGTGATCGATGTCGCGGCGGGTACGGGACTGTTGAGCCTGCTGGCCGCGCCGCAGGTGGCGCGGGTACACGCGATCGACTTCTCCGAGCCGATGCTGGCGCGGCTGAGCACCGCCGCGCGGGCCGCCGGGCTCACGAACATCGAGACGCGGGTGGGCGACGGACAGGACCTGCCGTACGAGAACGACCGGTTCGACGCGGGGTTCTCCATGTTCGGGTTGATGTTCTTCCCGGAGCGGGCCAAGGGTTTCGGCGAACTGTTCCGGGTGCTGCGCCCCGGCGGGACGGCGGTGGTGTCCAGTTGGGCGCCGGTGGTCGAATCCCCGTTGATGCGCTTGATGTTCGGCGCGATCGCGGCCGCCGACCCGAGCGTCCAGGAGCCGCAGCCCAACTACCTCAGCCTGGAAAATCCGGAGATCTTCGAGACCGAGATGCGCCGGGCCGGCTTCGAAGCCGTGTCCATCCAACGTCACTCGACCGCGCTGGCCTGCGCCGACGCCGACCAGCTGTGGGACACGATGGTGCGCAGCAGCGCGCCGCTGACGCTCATGCGGCGCACTGTCGGCGAGCAGGTGTGGGCCGAGCGGGTGTCGCTGATGAAGTCCTATCTGGCCGCCAACTACCGGCCGAACCAGCCGCTGTCGACCACCGCATTCCTCGGTATCGGGCACAAGCCGGCGCCCTGAAAAACCGAAAGCCGCCGCCGACCGGGTCGGTCGACAGCGGCTTTCACGCAGGGGAGGCCTAGCGCGGGGCCATGCGCAGCGCGCCGTCCATGCGGATGGTCTCACCGTTGAGGTAGTCGTGCTCGACGATGTACTGCGAGAGCTGCGCGTACTCGTCCGGGCGGCCCAGGCGCGACGGGAACGGCACGCCGGCCTCGAGGCCCTTGCGGTACTCCTCGGTGACGCCGGCCAGCATCGGGGTGTCGATGATGCCGGGGGCGATGGTGTTAACCCGGATGCCGAACTGGGCCAGGTCGCGCGCGGCCGGCACGGTCATGCCGTGCACGCCGCCCTTGGACGCGGAGTACGCGATCTGGCCGATCTGGCCCTCGAACGCGGCCACGGAGGCGGTGTTGATGATGACGCCACGCTGGCCGTATTCGTCGACGGTGTCGGTCTTGGAGATCGCGTCGGCGGCCAGGCGCATGACGTTGAAGGTGCCGAGCAGGTTCACGGTGATGACCGTGCGGAACAGCTCGAGGTCGTGCGGGCCGTTCTTGGACAGGATGCGTCCCGCCCAGCCGACGCCCGCGCAGTTCACCACGATGCGCAGCGGCGCACCGGACTCGACGACCTTCGCGACCGCGGCGCCGACCTCGTCGTTGCTGGTGACGTCGGCCGGAATGAGGGTGACCCCGGCGGGCACGTTATCGCCCGCGCGCTCGATGGACTGCGGCACATCCAGGCCGAAAACGGTGGCCCCCAGCTCGGCGAAACGCTTGGCAGTGGCGGCGCCGAGGCCGGATGCGCCTCCGGTGACAATGGCGGCGGAACCCGAAATCTCCACGATGGTCCTCTCGTTCGTGACAGCCAGTTGGCCTTTCGTCAATTGCACCCTAACGGGTGTGCCCACCGGACCCGATGAGGCCTCCCTCTCATTTCGGCACCGGTGAACGGCCCCGCTGCCGCAGGGTTACGCGCGGGCGAACGGGCGGTGTGCCGCTCACCCGGGTCGAACAGCGCGCCCGGTGCGCTGGGATTATTTGCGAACAGATGTGTTCTTGGGTGGTACCGTCGCTGGCATGAAGCTGTTCTCCGCGACGTCCGTGGCCGGTCGCAA
This genomic stretch from Nocardia brasiliensis ATCC 700358 harbors:
- a CDS encoding SDR family NAD(P)-dependent oxidoreductase, encoding MEISGSAAIVTGGASGLGAATAKRFAELGATVFGLDVPQSIERAGDNVPAGVTLIPADVTSNDEVGAAVAKVVESGAPLRIVVNCAGVGWAGRILSKNGPHDLELFRTVITVNLLGTFNVMRLAADAISKTDTVDEYGQRGVIINTASVAAFEGQIGQIAYSASKGGVHGMTVPAARDLAQFGIRVNTIAPGIIDTPMLAGVTEEYRKGLEAGVPFPSRLGRPDEYAQLSQYIVEHDYLNGETIRMDGALRMAPR
- a CDS encoding class I SAM-dependent methyltransferase, which translates into the protein MSGNPLAVAEPWDLVADGYAEFAPALMQPFSDRALEFASLTPASQVIDVAAGTGLLSLLAAPQVARVHAIDFSEPMLARLSTAARAAGLTNIETRVGDGQDLPYENDRFDAGFSMFGLMFFPERAKGFGELFRVLRPGGTAVVSSWAPVVESPLMRLMFGAIAAADPSVQEPQPNYLSLENPEIFETEMRRAGFEAVSIQRHSTALACADADQLWDTMVRSSAPLTLMRRTVGEQVWAERVSLMKSYLAANYRPNQPLSTTAFLGIGHKPAP